A window of Macrotis lagotis isolate mMagLag1 chromosome X, bilby.v1.9.chrom.fasta, whole genome shotgun sequence contains these coding sequences:
- the LOC141500470 gene encoding large ribosomal subunit protein eL27-like, with product MKPGKVVLVLARQYSGHKAVIVKNIDGTSDRPYSHALVAGIDYYPHKVTAAMDKKKIAKRSKIKSFVKVYNCNHLILTRYSVDIPLDKTVVNKDVFHDPALKWKARR from the coding sequence ATGAAACCCGGGAAGGTGGTGCTGGTCCTGGCCAGACAGTACTCAGGGCACAAAGCTGTCATTGTGAAGAACATTGATGGGACTTCTGACAGGCCCTACAGCCATGCCTTGGTGGCAGGTATTGACTACTATCCTCACAAAGTGACAGCAGCAATGGACAAAAAGAAGATTGCCAAGAGatcaaaaatcaaatcatttgTGAAGGTTTATAACTGCAACCATCTCATACTCACCAGATATTCTGTGGATATCCCATTGGACAAAACAGTTGTCAACAAAGATGTGTTCCATGACCCTGCACTGAAATGGAAGGCCAGGAGGTAG